The genome window ctttgatttttttaattttattatagtCATGGCCTCGCCTCCAGATCTGAGAAACTGGCTCCCAAGATACCAGTATGAATCACCTGCACTGAATTCCGAGTCGTTGCTAGATGATTTCGGCATCGATGAAGtcgaaagagaagaaaaagaagaaaattcagGTGGGTTCAGGGGAAATGGAAATAAAGATGGAGCTTTTGTTCATGAGAAGCAAATCTCAAATGGGGTTGTGGAATCTGGCAGCTCTTCTGGAAATGAGCATGAAAACCAATGTTTAAGTAAGGTAGCCTTGCTTcttgtccttttttctttcatgggTTCTATTTCATATGGAACACAATCAAAAGATTTCATAGTttctatatataatttatggtTCTGAATTTGATTTTAAGATTGTAAATTAAAAgtagaaataaagaaatattGTACTAAGAAGTAATGTCCCACATTTAAGCatttaaatcaattttctTGCTGCAGATTCCAGGTTCTTGGGAATCAACTGCGTTCACTTCAGGTTTGTATCACTCATATccgtagtttttttttttccgccCAATTTATTGATTTGTTTGGCTACTGAGAAAATGGATAATATAAGCAATGCAGTCTTTGATTAATATTTCTTGGCAATCAAACAGAAGATAtgtgaaaaaacaaagtaaTTGATCTGTTTGTGTTTCCTCATCTGTTAGAGCCCACTGACATCAGAAACTGGTTCTCAAGCTATGTGTATGAATCTCCTTCATTGGATACAACTGATGATTTTGGAGGTTCTGTTGGCAAAGAAAGTAAACATGAGAAGGATGGCTTTTTGGTTGGAAACAGAAacagggaaaaagaaaaggaattaGGGGATTTTAGTATAAACAGAAGTGATAGCGAGGAGGTTGTTGGTGAAACGGTACAGTCAGATGGGCTTGCAAATTGCAACATCTCTATGACAGATAATGAGCAGGAAAGGCAGCCTTTAAATGAGGTACTATTTCTGTATCTCTCCTTTTCCCTATAGAGATTTCAACAACCTAGTCAGTAAATCCTTATTCTCAAGATCTAGAGGTgattgcaggatataactaatgagaaagaaaaaaataaagatcaaTCACCAATTATAGAAAACAAGGATTTACTCTCCCTTACCAACCTGAATCTACTAAAACAAAGAACTAGAAGTGCATTACAACGAAAAGCGAGTAGTTTTCCTCACACTCACAAATAATCTGTGTCTCTCCCCTTGTTCTCTATCAAGAACCCAAATAAACAGTAGTCTCacacaattttcttcttgtagaCTCCAGGTCCTTTGGAGTCACCTTCGCTCCTTTCAGGTTTGTCTCACTTATTTCTGAAGTTATTGTTTTTTCCCTTCGTTGAATTATTGGGCTACTGAGAAAATGTATGTAAGCATTGAATCTTTGAACTGTATTCTCTGCTtccatttgttttcttggCAAAATAAAATGTAAGATGTGGTTTTTTATGTGAAgaatataagaaaatgaagttaTTGATCTGTTTGTGCTTCCTGATCTGTTAGAGCCTATTGACATCAGAAACTGGTTCTCAAGCTATGTGTACGAATCTCCTTTGTTTGAGACAAATGATGGTTTTGGAGATTTTGTTTGCAAAGAAAATAGAAGTGGGAAGGATCGGTTTCTGGTTGAAAACagaaacagaggaaaagaagaggttttggaggaTTTCAGGAAAAAGAGAACTGATGGTGAAGAGGTTGTTGAGTTGCAGTCTGAAGGGCTTGCAAAATGTGTCAGCCCTGGGAGAGATAATAAGCAGGAAACAAAACCTGTAAGTGAGATACTCTTTCTATATCTCTCCTTTTCCCTATAATTTCCCACTTTTCTTTGTTAaacctttctttcttctgttttgttttctttggttaTGATAGTTGTGTATTTCCACATTATTGATATTGATGAATCAATAACTGACATAATAATTCTTGCTCAAGTCATCATTACCCTAATAATGTCTGTAAATTACAGGGTCACCCCAGTCGAGTAGATGAAAACCTACCTAGTCAGAATGATTTGTATCTCAACCATATGCCTAAATCATTGGAAAACCATCTTATGGGTCCAACACAAGATGTCGAAATAGGTTCTCAATCCAAGCTAGAGCATAAAGGAACCAAAATAAAGCCATCGAACATCGAAAGAAGTTCATGCTGCAATAATGAGAAGTCTCCACAATACATGACTCATAACAAGGATTTCACTTTACAGGACAATTCAGAAGCAAAATCCCATGCAGAAGTTGATTGTTTATTAATTCAAGGTGATGCAGATTTAATTCCAGTTAATGGAGCgtcaaaaagaaaaccaactcATGGAAGTGAAGACAGAAACGATAAGGGAAAAGAAATATCAGAAGATGGTTTTATTAGAACAAGGAAAGACAAACTTCCAAGAAAAAGTTATGAAAATATGATGGAAGGACGACAAGAGATTAGTAAAGTGACAGCTCCATTAGCAGGTGGAAGAGATGCAGTAGTGAAAAGAAAGCCCTTAGCAGATGCAACAAATTTTCATCATTCTCCTGCGATGGAGATCACTGGAAAATGGAAGTGTCCTCAGAAAAGTAGGCCAAATCTAGGACCCTCTTTGAAGCAGCTTCGACTAGAAAAATGGGTTCGTAAGTTGTGAAAGCTTAAAATTAGAGTATCTTGGATGTTTAGAGTCCAGTAGAACGTAAAAGGGGGTCCTAACTAAGACAGGCAGTTGTGAAACGACTATTCTTGTGGCACAAGCtttgaaatttggaaaatcaCCGATGTTGAAGAGAGAACAGCCAAAGCAAACCTTAAGTTCATTGCTTGCTCTTGCAACCGAGATAGACAATTGCTAAAAGACTACTACCAAATAGCAATTTAAGTCACTGTGGGTTAACCCTTCAAATTGAGCATAAACAGATACTTTCTGTGGTGGCAAGGTTTCTCATAGAGTGATATTGCTCATAATAACTAGGCTGTCATTTGAGTTGATTTCCAAGCTTTGCACATTTTGCCTTGTGTAAATTCCTCcaagaaggagaagaataaCAAATCAGATAATGATTTTCCTCTCATGTTCTTGATTCCTCCCTATACTTACTAGAATTTTAAATCCGGGGTTTCAGAATTTATTTCTCCCTGTGTTTGAGAGTTATTTTTTCTTGAACATTATGTATCGGATGCAGATCCTCTGCTtgtgtattgtatgtttgGATCTGATTAGGTTTTAATTGTAGCTTGCCACTTCACTCTTCTACTGATATAATGGCTACTAAATTGACACGTCCTATATTAGTCATTTTTCTTAAGGAACCAAATGCCATTCTGCCATTCAGGTTACTAAATCAAATTGGGAAAAAACCGGTCCCAACTTCGGAACTTCCTATATATGTACAAGGCAATTAAGTTGCCTATGTATGCCACAActgctgcttctttttcttcttcttctgcctCTCCGTAATCTTCTTAACCAAAGTCTAAGAACCATGAAATTTTTGGACGTGGGCGAGGCTAAGAAGCAGGTCTTGTTTTCACTGTCAACAACTCTTACCAATGTGATGTTTAACTTCATCATTTTGGTGTCTGTGATGTTTGCTGGCCACCTTGCTCAGCTTCAACTAGCTGCTGCAAACCTAGCCATTTCATGGGCTAATGCCACCGGCCTTGCTGTTGTGGTAATAATATTACTGCTCGTAATTAATTTCTccggttatatatatatatatatatagggatgGATCTGTGGCATTATATTTTTGACATAAGTTTTGACATAATTTTTAGACCATTAAATTATTCCacttttaataaataaaattaaatctGACATGACTTTTtgacatgaaaaataaattaaaatttttttctctctcctctctctattttcttgAAAAGGTAAATTTCtctcacaaattttttttctctctctctcttccctaaTCGTTCTCTGCTAATCATCTCTACACAAGGCAGTCGTCGCCATGGTTAATGCTGCCAAGCACACCTTACACAAGGTCACCAATACAAGAAAGGAAATGATAGCCTTACTGCCCAGCACCCAATCAAGAGGTGGTGGAGAAAAGAAGGCGAAGGGGACCTCTATTTTCTAAGTTCACTGGTTAGGTTCGTAGTTTGTGTTGCCTTCTATCTTGTTGGAGCTTTAAAGCAAATATGGTAGACAAGTCCTTATTCTTAGTTGTTCTGTTAAACATCGAATTGTTCTCGACAATCTTTCTCTAATCAATTGAGATTAGagtttcaattcaaaaaaataaaaataaaaatctatcTTGATGCTTTGGTTCTCTCGCTTCTTTCAGAATAGacattcattcattttctctgttttctatcTCTATCAGGTAATGGTGGTTGCTAATGTGTTATCAGAAATAATAACAGATTAACATAActtaattaacaaattatcaGCAGTAACTctaacaacaaaaagaaggagaatgagaatgagagatTGATTAAGAGAAAAATGTTCATGCTACACGAGGGATTTCAGATTTTTTGGGAAAGAATGAGAGAAAGATCAAGAAGTAAAGAGTTTAGCAGAGAATGTTGATGAAGAGAAATAGGAGAGCGAAAAAATGCTTTGGTGATAAAAATTTACCTTTTCGAGAAAATatagagaagagagaaaaaaatattttaatttatttttcgtGTCAAAAAGTCATgtcatatttaatttcatgcATTAAAAATGGAGTAATCTAATGGCTTAAAAATTGAGTAAAAACTTGTGTGAAAAATATGATGCCACGAATCTGTCCcca of Prunus dulcis chromosome 4, ALMONDv2, whole genome shotgun sequence contains these proteins:
- the LOC117625928 gene encoding uncharacterized protein LOC117625928; the encoded protein is MASPPDLRNWLPRYQYESPALNSESLLDDFGIDEVEREEKEENSGGFRGNGNKDGAFVHEKQISNGVVESGSSSGNEHENQCLSKIPGSWESTAFTSEPTDIRNWFSSYVYESPSLDTTDDFGGSVGKESKHEKDGFLVGNRNREKEKELGDFSINRSDSEEVVGETVQSDGLANCNISMTDNEQERQPLNETPGPLESPSLLSEPIDIRNWFSSYVYESPLFETNDGFGDFVCKENRSGKDRFLVENRNRGKEEVLEDFRKKRTDGEEVVELQSEGLAKCVSPGRDNKQETKPGHPSRVDENLPSQNDLYLNHMPKSLENHLMGPTQDVEIGSQSKLEHKGTKIKPSNIERSSCCNNEKSPQYMTHNKDFTLQDNSEAKSHAEVDCLLIQGDADLIPVNGASKRKPTHGSEDRNDKGKEISEDGFIRTRKDKLPRKSYENMMEGRQEISKVTAPLAGGRDAVVKRKPLADATNFHHSPAMEITGKWKCPQKSRPNLGPSLKQLRLEKWVRKL